CATCGCGCCGAGTATTTCCCGGGCGCCCGCCGCAATACCGCATGTGCCCATGTGCACCGTGATCTGGATCTCCTTCGGACCCCCGCGCAGGTCGAGATTCGCCTGCACCTTTTCGCGAAGCGCAAGCAGGTCCTTGGGACTCTTGATTTTTTGTAGCATGACTGGAACTCCCACGATGGGCCGCCCGCTTATCGGGCCGCCTTGTCCGCTTCACGATATCGGTCAAGAATCGACTGGACGCGGGTCGGCTTCACGCGCTGGTACACTTGGTCGTCGACCATGATGGCCGGCGCCAGGCCGCACGCGCCAAAACATCGCGCCACGTCGAGCGAGAACTGCCGGTCCTCCGTCGTGCCGCCCACGTCTATGCCCAGCTTGTCCTTCAGAGCCTGCAAGACGTTCTTGCCGCCGCGCACATAGCAGGCCGTGCCCAGGCACACTCGAACCGTGTGTTTCCCCCGCGGTTCCGTTGAAAAGAAAGAATAGAATCCCACGACACCGGCGACTTCGCTGTACGGTTTTCCGAGGCCCAAGCTGACCTTTTTCAGCGCCACTTCGGGCAGGTAGCCAAAGATGGCCTGAGCCATCTGGAGCACGGGGATGAGCGCCC
The window above is part of the Candidatus Hydrogenedentota bacterium genome. Proteins encoded here:
- a CDS encoding NAD(P)H-dependent oxidoreductase subunit E; its protein translation is MVEKGCGCTCTEEASEEELLARLDEVIQEYKDKAGALIPVLQMAQAIFGYLPEVALKKVSLGLGKPYSEVAGVVGFYSFFSTEPRGKHTVRVCLGTACYVRGGKNVLQALKDKLGIDVGGTTEDRQFSLDVARCFGACGLAPAIMVDDQVYQRVKPTRVQSILDRYREADKAAR